In a single window of the Rhodamnia argentea isolate NSW1041297 chromosome 2, ASM2092103v1, whole genome shotgun sequence genome:
- the LOC115739818 gene encoding ras-related protein RABC1, whose translation MEVSSSQPEFDYLFKLLLIGDSGVGKSSLLLSFTSDTFEDLSPTIGVDFKIKYVTVGGKKLKLAIWDTAGQERFRTLTSSYYRGAQGIIMVYDVTRRETFTNLADIWAKEIDLYSTNQDCIKMLVGNKVDKESERVVSKKEGIDFAREYGCLFLECSAKTRINVEQCFEELVLKILETPSLLAEGSAGVKKNIFKQKPPETSAATSSCCSW comes from the exons ATGGAAGTCTCTTCGAGCCAGCCGGAGTTCGATTACTTGTTCAAGTTGCTCTTGATCGGGGACTCTGGGGTTGGGAAGAGCTCTCTTCTCTTGAGCTTCACCTCCGACACCTTCGAGGATCTGTCTCCCACAATTG GTGTGGACTTCAAGATAAAGTATGTTACAGTTGGAGGAAAAAAGTTGAAGCTTGCTATATGGGACACAG CCGGGCAAGAGAGATTTAGAACCCTGACCAGCTCATACTACAGGGGAGCTCAAGGGATAATAATGG TATATGATGTGACGCGGCGAGAGACATTCACAAATCTTGCTGACATATGGGCAAAAGAAATTGACTTGTACTCAACTAATCAAGATTGCATCAAGATGCTGGTTGGCAACAAAGTCGATAAG GAAAGTGAAAGGGTAGTTTCTAAAAAGGAGGGGATTGATTTTGCCAGAGAATATGGGTGCCTTTTCCTTGAATGTAGTGCAAAAACTCGGATAAATGTAGAGCAATGCTTTGAGGAGCTTGTTTTGAAG ATTTTGGAAACTCCAAGTCTTTTGGCAGAGGGGTCGGCCGGAGTGAAGAAGAACATATTTAAGCAGAAACCTCCAGAAACGAGTGCCGCAACCAGCAGCTGTTGTTCCTGGTGA
- the LOC115739802 gene encoding F-box protein SKP2A-like, which produces MLTEEEEEETKKTLKTSKTKQRTRLHPQKLQVVPSASEMVVGNKLKAEDLNLCFEKLMMVGGGSDGKAKMECGVITEWKDIPMELLLRIMSLVDDRMIIVASGVCSGWRDAIGLGLTHLSLVWLKKNMNNLVLSLAPKFTKLQTLVLRQDKPQLQDNAVEAISTYCHELLDLDLSKSFKLTDHSLYALAHGCPNLSKLNISGCSAFSDEALEYLTNLCKQLKILNLCGCVKAASDRALQAIGRNCNQLQSLSLGWCENVGDVGVMSLAFGCPDLRVLDLCGCVRITDDSVIALANGCPHLTSLGLYYCQNITDRAMYSLAQSLVKNRPSLWESKKGRSDDEGLKSLNISQCTALTPPAVQAVCDSFPALHTCPGRHSLIISGCLSLTSVHCACAFQAHRVPSSLPHLAH; this is translated from the exons ATGttgacggaggaggaggaggaggagacgaaGAAGACCCTCAAAACTTCCAAGACCAAGCAAAGAACCCGTCTCCACCCTCAAAAGTTGCAG GTTGTGCCTAGTGCGAGTGAAATGGTGGTTGGGAATAAATTGAAGGCTGAGGACTTGAACTTATGCTTTGAAAAGCTGATGATGGTTGGGGGTGGTAGCGATGGGAAGGCGAAGATGGAATGTGGAGTCATCACCGAGTGGAAGGACATACCTATGGAGTTGTTGCTACGGATCATGTCTCTGGTCGATGATCGCATGATAATTGTCGCTTCTGGGGTTTGCAGCGGATGGAGGGACGCGATTGGCCTCGGCCTCACGCATTTATCTCTGGTGTG GTTAAAGAAGAACATGAACAACTTGGTCCTATCTCTTGCCCCCAAGTTTACGAAGCTGCAGACATTGGTGCTGCGTCAAGACAAACCACAACTCCAGGACAATGCTGTTGAGGCCATCTCAACTTACTGTCATGAGCTCCTGGACCTGGACCTTAGCAAAAGCTTCAAACTTACTGACCACTCCCTATATGCCCTAGCCCATGGATGTCCTAATCTTAGTAAGCTCAACATTAGTGGGTGTTCAGCATTCAGTGATGAAGCTCTTGAATACCTGACTAATCTATGTAAGCAATTGAAGATTTTGAATCTCTGTGGATGTGTTAAGGCAGCATCAGACCGTGCGTTGCAG GCTATAGGGCGCAACTGCAATCAACTGCAATCTCTAAGTCTGGGATGGTGTGAAAATGTGGGTGATGTTGGGGTCATGAGCTTGGCATTTGGATGTCCTGATCTCAGAGTTCTCGACTTGTGTGGTTGTGTCCGTATAACAG ATGACAGTGTGATTGCATTGGCAAATGGGTGTCCACACCTGACATCTCTCGGGCTGTACTACTGCCAGAACATCACAGACAGAGCGATGTACTCTTTGGCACAGAGTCTAGTGAAGAACAGGCCTTCCCTATGGGAGTCCAAGAAAGGCCGAAGTGACGACGAAGGGCTGAAGAGTCTAAACATCAGCCAGTGCACGGCTCTTACTCCTCCCGCCGTTCAGGCAGTATGTGACTCGTTCCCTGCGTTGCATACTTGCCCCGGGAGGCACTCTCTGATTATAAGTGGTTGCCTGAGCTTGACGTCTGTGCACTGTGCCTGTGCTTTCCAAGCTCACCGTGTGCCGAGCTCACTTCCGCATCTAGCTCATTGA
- the LOC115739697 gene encoding putative DEAD-box ATP-dependent RNA helicase 29, producing MAGPQHLYVSSKAELKRREKQKKKAKSGGFESLGLSPDVYRGVKRKGYRVPTPIQRKTMPLILSGGDVVAMARTGSGKTAAFLVPMLEKLKQHLPQGGVRALILSPTRDLALQTLKFTKELGRFMDLRTSLLVGGDSMESQFEELAQNPDIIIATPGRLMHHLSEVDDMTLRTVEYVVFDEADCLFGMGFAEQLHKILSQLSENRQTLLFSATLPSALAEFARAGLRDPQLVRLDLETRISPDLKLAFFILRQEEKHAALLYLVREQISSEQQTLIFVSTKHHVEFLNGLFREEGIEPSVCYGDMDQDARKIHVSRFRSRKTMLLIVTDIAARGIDIPLLDNVINWDFPPKPKIFVHRVGRAARAGRSGTAYSFVTSEDMAYLLDLHLFLSKPIRPAPTEDEVLKDMDGVMYKIDQAIANGETVYGRFPQTVVDLASDRVREIIDASAELSALLKTCTNAFRLYSKTKPSPSKESIKRVKDLPREGLHPIFKNVLAGGELVALAFSERLKTFRPKQTILEAEGEAAKSKHLQGPSSQWVDVMKKKRAVHDGIINLVQQQRDSKPSEEVEIYPETSSPKEKEKKEARGSKRKSKSFKDDEYYISSIRTNHHMESGLSVRANEGFGSNRLESAVLDLVADDSGGIQKQRTSYHWDKRSKKYVKLNNGERVTASGKIKTESGAKVKANKTGIYKKWKERSHSKISLKGTSNEENSVESTGLAGDRKFQRANRKCKGGKQQRSFPNANVRSEIKNLEQVRKERQKKADKISYMKSKSGKSKKYGKNGKKRKGKK from the exons ATGGCCGGACCACAACATCTCTACGTGAGCTCGAAAGCCGAGCTGAAGCGGAGggagaagcagaagaagaaggccaagtCGGGCGGGTTCGAGTCCCTCGGCCTCAGCCCCGATGTCTACAGGGGAGTCAAGCGCAAGGGGTACAGGGTCCCCACTCCGATACAGCGCAAGACCATGCCTCTCATACTCTCCGGCGGCGACGTCGTCGCCATGGCCAGGACCGGATCTGGCAAGACCGCGGCTTTCCTCGTGCCGATGCTCGAGAAGCTGAAGCAGCACTTGCCTCAGGGCGGCGTTAGGGCTCTGATTCTGTCGCCGACCAGGGATTTGGCCTTGCAGACTCTCAAGTTCACTAAGGAGCTCGGCCGTTTCATGG ACCTTCGGACGAGCTTACTCGTGGGTGGGGATAGCATGGAGAGCCAGTTTGAGGAGTTGGCACAGAACCCTGACATTATAATTGCTACTCCTGGTAGGCTGATGCACCATTTGTCCGAAGTTGATGACATGACGCTGAGGACGGTGGAGTATGTGGTTTTCGATGAAGCAGATTGCTTATTTGGCATGGGTTTTGCGGAGCAGTTACATAAGATACTCTCCCAACTCAGTGAGAATCGGCAGACATTGCTTTTCAGTGCAACTTTACCCAGTGCACTCGCTGAGTTCGCCAGGGCTGGTCTGCGAGACCCTCAGCTTGTTCGGTTAGACTTGGAGACTAGGATAAGTCCTGACTTGAAGCttgcctttttcattttaagGCAGGAGGAAAAACATGCGGCTTTACTATATCTAGTAAGGGAGCAAATTAGTTCAGAGCAGCAGACACTTATTTTTGTTTCCACCAAGCATCACGTGGAGTTCCTTAATGGTTTGTTTAGAGAAGAGGGTATTGAGCCTTCTGTCTGCTATGGTGACATGGATCAAGATGCTCGCAAAATCCACGTGTCAAGGTTTAGATCAAGAAAGACTATGCTGCTGATTGTCACTGACATTGCGGCTCGGGGCATTGATATTCCGTTGCTCGATAATGTGATTAACTGGGACTTTCCCCCTAAACCCAAAATTTTTGTCCATAGAGTTGGACGGGCAGCACGAGCTGGGAGGAGTGGTACTGCATATTCTTTTGTGACATCTGAAGATATGGCTTATCTTTTAGACCTTCATCTATTTCTTTCAAAGCCAATTAGGCCTGCTCCTACTGAGGATGAGGTTTTGAAGGATATGGATGGAGTGATGTATAAGATTGATCAAGCAATTGCCAATGGAGAAACTGTTTATGGACGCTTTCCGCAGACAGTTGTAGATCTTGCCTCTGATAGAGTTCGGGAAATCATCGATGCATCCGCAGAATTGTCTGCTTTGCTGAAAACATGTACAAACGCTTTTAGATTGTACTCAAAGACAAAACCGTCGCCTTCAAAAGAGTCCATAAAAAGAGTAAAGGACTTACCTCGGGAAGGCTTGCATCCTATCTTCAAAAATGTACTTGCTGGTGGTGAATTGGTAGCTCTGGCTTTTTCCGAGCGACTAAAAACATTCAG ACCGAAGCAGACCATTCTTGAAGCTGAAGGGGAGGCTGCTAAATCTAAGCATCTGCAG GGTCCCTCCAGTCAGTGGGTTGAtgtgatgaagaagaaaagagcagTTCATGATGGTATCATAAATTTGGTACAGCAACAGCGTGACAGCAAACCTTCAGAAGAGGTTGAG ATCTATCCAGAGACCAGTTCTcctaaggaaaaagagaaaaaag AGGCCCGAGGGTCCAAACGAAAGTCAAAGAGTTTCAAGGATGATGAGTACTATATTAGTTCAATACGGACCAACCAT CATATGGAGTCAGGGCTATCGGTGAGAGCTAATGAAGGCTTTGGATCAAATAG GTTGGAAAGTGCTGTCCTTGATCTTGTTGCAGATGACAGTGGCGGTATCCAGAAGCAGAGGACATCATACCATTGGGACAAG aGGAGTAAAAAGTACGTCAAGTTGAACAATGGTGAACGTGTTACAGCTAGTGGAAAG ATAAAGACTGAGAGTGGAGCAAAGGTGAAAGCAAACAAAACTGGGATATATAAGAAGTGGAAAGAACGGTCACACAGTAAAATATCGCTGAAAGGAACAAGTAACGAAGAAAATTCTGTAGAGTCCACTGGCTTGGCAG GAGATCGCAAATTCCAAAGGGCAAACAGAAAGTGCAAGGGAGGAAAGCAGCAGCGTTCGTTTCCGAATGCTAATGTACGTTCGGAGATTAAGAATCTAGAACAGGTGCGGAAGGAGAGACAGAAGAAAGCAGACAAAATATCCTATATGAAGAGCAAATCaggtaaaagtaaaaagtaCGGTAAGaacgggaaaaaaagaaagggtaagAAGTAA